A single genomic interval of Rhinatrema bivittatum chromosome 12, aRhiBiv1.1, whole genome shotgun sequence harbors:
- the LOC115073883 gene encoding uncharacterized protein LOC115073883 — MSQTCPCCAGIRGRERWVLESRGVGDETQVMITWVLESRGVGDDTQVVITWVLESRGVGDETQVVITWVLESRGVGDETQVMITWVLESRGVGDETQVMITWVLESRGVGDDTQVVITWVLESRGVGDETQVMITWVLESRGVGDDTQVVITWVLESRGVGDETQVMITWVLESRGVGDETQVMITWVLESRGVGDDTQVVITWVLESRGVGDETQVMITWVLESRGVGDETQVMITWVLESRGVGDDTQVVITWVLESRGVGDETQVMITWVLESRGVGDETQVMITWVLESRGVGDDTQVVITWVLESRGVGDDTQVVITWVLESRGVGDETQVMITWVLESRGVGDDTQVMITWVWNLEEWEMIPRW, encoded by the exons ATGTCTCAAACCTGCCCCTGCTGTGCTGGAATCAGGGGGCGTGAGAGGTGGGTGCTGGAATCTAGAGGAGTGGGAGATGAAACCCAG GTGATGATAACCTGGGTGCTGGAATCTAGAGGAGTGGGAGATGATACCCAGGTGGTGATAACCTGGGTGCTGGAATCTAGAGGAGTGGGAGATGAAACCCAGGTGGTGATAACCTGGGTGCTGGAATCTAGAGGAGTGGGAGATGAAACCCAGGTGATGATAACCTGGGTGCTGGAATCTAGAGGAGTGGGAGATGAAACCCAGGTGATGATAACCTGGGTGCTGGAATCTAGAGGAGTGGGAGATGATACCCAGGTGGTGATAACCTGGGTGCTGGAATCTAGAGGAGTGGGAGATGAAACCCAGGTGATGATAACCTGGGTGCTGGAATCTAGAGGAGTGGGAGATGATACCCAGGTGGTGATAACCTGGGTGCTGGAATCTAGAGGAGTGGGAGATGAAACCCAGGTGATGATAACCTGGGTGCTGGAATCTAGAGGAGTGGGAGATGAAACCCAGGTGATGATAACCTGGGTGCTGGAATCTAGAGGAGTGGGAGATGATACCCAGGTGGTGATAACCTGGGTGCTGGAATCTAGAGGAGTGGGAGATGAAACCCAGGTGATGATAACCTGGGTGCTGGAATCTAGAGGAGTGGGAGATGAAACCCAGGTGATGATAACCTGGGTGCTGGAATCTAGAGGAGTGGGAGATGATACCCAGGTGGTGATAACCTGGGTGCTGGAATCTAGAGGAGTGGGAGATGAAACCCAGGTGATGATAACCTGGGTGCTGGAATCTAGAGGAGTGGGAGATGAAACCCAGGTGATGATAACCTGGGTGCTGGAATCTAGAGGAGTGGGAGATGATACCCAGGTGGTGATAACCTGGGTGCTGGAATCTAGAGGAGTGGGAGATGATACCCAGGTGGTGATAACCTGGGTGCTGGAATCTAGAGGAGTGGGAGATGAAACCCAGGTGATGATAACCTGGGTGCTGGAATCTAGAGGAGTGGGAGATGATACCCAGGTGATGATAACCTGGGTCTGGAATCTAGAGGAGTGGGAGATGATACCCAGGTGGTGA